In Opitutaceae bacterium, the sequence TTTTTCGCAAACGTCCAGCGCGACTTGCCCTTCCGCCTTGCCTTGCGCACGTACGGCACCATCACCGGCGAAAAGCCGAGCCAGTAGATGAGGGACATCAGGTGGGTGTTCTTCTCTTCCATGCGGACCACCTCGTCGACCAGCTGCCTGTCGATCACGAAGAAGTCGTATCCGCCCTCCGGATACCCCGGCAGCGCGTATCTCCGGAGCATCGAGTAGAAAAACGAGGCGAAAGCGCGCTGCGAGAACGACTCCTCGCGGCCCTGTCGCACGGCAAAGACCGCCTTCGCGCCCTGCCGCCAGTGCCTGATGAGCGTGCCGAAGAGCTCAATCGGATCCTGAAGATCCGCCGAGATCATGCCGACGCAGTTCCCTTTCGCGAAGCTGAACCCGGCCTGGATCGCCGCCATCGAGCCGAAATTGCGGGAAAGCTTCACGACTCGGACCACGTCGGGGTGCCGACGTTGGGCTTCCACTAGGAGATCGAGCGACCCGTCCCCGGAGCCATCGTCCACAAAGATCAACTCGAGCTCGGTGGGCGCTAGCTGTTCGCGCAGCCCTAGGAGGGCGGGAATTGTATCGGGTAGGTTGGCCTCGT encodes:
- a CDS encoding glycosyltransferase family 2 protein, producing MTEAPSLLSIVVPVYYNEANLPDTIPALLGLREQLAPTELELIFVDDGSGDGSLDLLVEAQRRHPDVVRVVKLSRNFGSMAAIQAGFSFAKGNCVGMISADLQDPIELFGTLIRHWRQGAKAVFAVRQGREESFSQRAFASFFYSMLRRYALPGYPEGGYDFFVIDRQLVDEVVRMEEKNTHLMSLIYWLGFSPVMVPYVRKARRKGKSRWTFAKKVKLLIDSFVAFSYLPVRFLSAFGLLTSLLAVCYAAFQVVARLVWDVPVPGFSTIVVLIALTSGVQMTMLGVLGEYLWRSLDESRRRPLFVVDRIYTSNPSCPISPIHKP